The Lewinella sp. 4G2 nucleotide sequence TCAACCATCCTTTGAATATAGGAATGAACCCAACGAGCGGGACACACATTAGTAAGTATTCTTCTGAAGGTGAGCTGGTGAAACAGGAATATTATGAGGGCAGTTTCTTTGCAACAACACAAAAGTTAGCTATTGCAAGTAATGATGATCTTATTTATACCCACTATAATGATATCACAAATAGTCAGCCTTGGGGAGAGTGGCGTAAAGGGTTCGTGCATAGGGCAAGCCTTGATGATTTCTCAGATTTTAAATTTGCGACCGCGCTACCAAATGACCCACACACCGCAAGACAATATACCGCTGAGGCAGTTTTGGTAGCTCAAAATGGTGATGTTATTATTGCAGGCAATACACTTGACCGAGAACTTCACTTTCTCAACTGCAGCAGTACCCATGCTTTTATGGCTCGTATTACCGCACAAGGTGACCCACTGTGGTTCAGAACTTATCAATTACCTCTCGGGGAGAACATACCAGCCCTTTATGACTGCGCGATTACTAGATTCAGTAGCCTATCAGAAACTATAAATGGTGACATAGTCGCCTATGGAACTGCGCGGACCATACCAGATCTGGCAAATACAAATGAGGGAGATCGTAATCATGGTTGGATTGTCCGAACAGATGCGAATGGATGTGTAGATGGCTATGGTTGCGAGCGTAGAATTACGCTTTCGGAGGGCGTTGACAGTACTTACCATAGTCTATTCAGTCCAGGCTATCAATGGAACATGAATAATAAAGCCTTCAATGGTGCAAATTCTAGTGAAGGTGTTTTCACGTATCGGTATCGTTTCTCTATGAACTCATATCTTCTTGAAGGCGATTACTATTACCAATTACTTCGTAGCAGTGAGAAAAGTGGGGAAGAAAATTTTGAAGAAACCGATTATTTCTTAAAGGAGCGGGAGGGTAAAATCTATCTGTTAAATCCTGAACGAGACGAATTTCCATTTACGGACGATCGAGATTTGCTGTTATACGACTTTACGGCGGAAGTTGGAGATACTATTGTCAACCAGCCGGTTTATTTTACGGGAGATAGTGATAGTACTTACAGTTACGTATCCGCTATCGATACTGTTACGCTTTTAAACGGAGAGCGCCGCCGGCGGTGGAAACTTTCGCTCATTGATAATATAATCGGATCGGAAGGCGATACTTACGCTTACGTCATTGAAGGAATGGGATCAACGTCCGGTTTGCTTTATCCAGTCGAACAGCCAGGTCTGCTATCAGTATTTGTTCACCAACCTTTATTATGCTACTCATTATTTGGGGAAACATTGCACGGCGGCTTTAGGTATACATTCGACATGACTGAACCAGACTCTTGCTTTGCAGACGAAACTGTATCTATACTAACTCCGAAAGTAGATGCAGTACCGATAAAAGTGTTCCCCAATCCAGCTACGGGGCAATTTTCTATCGAGGGACTTCATATAGAACGTGCGACTTTAGTGGATATCTCCGGTCGAATCCTTCGGACTTTTTCTCAACAAGAGAATCTTACAGTTGCTGATTTACCCGCCGGTATGTATGTTTTGTCGGTTATTAGTAAGGAGGGAATCCACGGCAGTTGTCGGATTGTGGTTCAGTGAGGTATTGCAGCTCAATAAGTCATTGATGTTGCTGGCGCGATTGGCTTAAACCAATCGTAGAATTTAACAATTTCAACTGGGCCTTTTAGCCAACAGCGTTTAGCAATCCCTTTATGTACGGTCAGCACGTACTAGCTTGGTCCAACATTATCCACACCACCAACCCAATCAAACCAATTCCCGATTAATATCCCTTACCAAGCCAGGGCCGTAATACACCATACCAGAGTACAGTTGAATCAACTTAGCGCCAGCCGCTAACTTCTCGCGGGCGGCCGCCGGCGAATCGATACCCCCAACGCCGATGATGTCCAGCGTCCCTCCACTTTTGTCGCAGAGGTAGCGGATCACTTCCGTGGAGCGGGCCCGCACGGGGGCACCGGAAAGACCTCCGTTGCCAATGGCGGCTACGGCTTCCGGGTCCGTTGTAAGAGGTTCGCGGGCGATGGTGGTGTTCGTAGCAATGATGCCGGCGATACCCGTATCCTTAACGATCTCGAGGATGTCGTCCAATTGGCCGTCCGTCAGGTCCGGGGCAATCTTTAGGAGGATGGGTTTGGGGTGCGTCAGCGTGCCGAGTGCGCCGAGTTGATCGGTCCGTTGTTTGGTGGTAGCGAGCTCTTGGTTGAGGGACTGCAGCGTAGACAATAGCGCAGTCAGTGGCTTCCGATCCTGCAGCGCCCGAAGGTTCGGGGTGTTGGGGGAGGAGACGTTCACGACGAAGTAATCCACCAGGGTGAAGAGTTTGCGGAAGCACTTAACGTAGTCCTCCGTCGCTTCTTCGTTGGGGGTAACCTTGTTCTTACCGATGTTGCCACCGATGATGGTGTTACCCGGGCGCCCTTCCTTTTTGAGGCGGCTCACCAGTGCATCCACCCCTTCGTTGTTGAAGCCCATGCGGTTGATGAGGGCACGGTCCTGCGGAAGGCGGAAGAGCCTTGGTTGAGCGTTGCCCGCCTGGGGGAGGGGCGTGACCGTCCCCAGTTCCAGGAATCCGAAACCGAGGCTGGACATGTTTTTGTAGTACTTGCCGTCCTTGTCAAAGCCAGCTGCCAGTCCTACGGGGTTGGGGAAGGGGAGGCCGAAGACCGTCCGGTGTAGGCGCTCGTCCTCAAACCGGTAGGTGGCCCGGAAGGCGTGGCTGACCCCGGGGATGGACAGGGTAGCGGCCAGGCCCTGTACGGTCAGCCCGTGGGCTTTTTCGGGGGCCATTTTGAACAAGAGCGGTTTGAGTACCTGGTACATAGGTCGTGGGGTTCTTTCCCCGGCAAAGGTAGCCGATCCGGGATTACCCATACGTTCGCCTTTCCAATTACTCCGCACCCGCGGCAGCGCCCTATTGTGGAAGTGAACGATGGGGTACGGCCAAAAAAAAGCCTAGCCGCAATGCGGCCAGGCACAAACAATCATAATCTCATGAAAAAAAGACGACCTAAAAATTCTTGGTGGGAGCTGAATCGTCATCAGATCCACAAATTTGAAACGGCATTATCGTGTTAGAAATTGCCCTGGAGGCAGACGAAAATACAACCGCATTTTATTCTAACAAACCGCTCGCAAACGGTATTGGTTCGTTCGTCACGAAATTTTGACACTTTACAAAAGGTGGTGTCGTACGTATGACGATCCGATCGCGGCGTGGTCACGGCAGCAATTACTGATGAAAAAATAACTGAACGAGTGTAGCGCTAGGGCTTCAACAGTTTGGCGTAGCGGGCCGGATCGTTGAGAACGGCGATGGCCTCTTTGACCTCGCGGTCGTTGCGCAGGCCCATCTGTACCTCACCGCGCTGGTAGTAGTAACGGCCGGCGATCTCCTTCTCGATGATGTTGATGATCTCCTGCTTGTACTGCTGAATGGCGGCCAACTGCTCCTGGTCGACCTGAGCCTGGATGGCTTTTAGTTGGTCGGTCACGTGGTAGCCCTCTTCCTCAGTCTGCTTGAGTGCTTTCTCGAGCGCCTTCTCCGCCTTAGAGTTGTATTCGAAATCGCCGCGTTGGATGAAACTCTCGAACATGGCCCAATCCTTAAACTGGAAATCGGCGACGGAATCGATCGTCTCGTGCTTGGTTACCCACTCGTTGACGAAGTCGAAAATGATGTAGTTATCCAGCAAACCCTGGGTAACGGCTTTGCCACCGAGGAGGGGCAACTCGATGTCGGGAGCCACGCCACCGCCGTCGAGGACCTTACGGCCGGACCGCGTCTTGAAGACCGCCCGCTCGCTATCGGGGATGTCGACGGGTTTGCCGTCCACATACTCAATCGCCTGGATGCACCGCTGGCTGGGGATGTAATACTTGGCCGTAGTGATTTTGACGCGGCTGCCGTAGCCGGTCTCCATGATGTTCTGGACGAGACCCTTGCCGTAACTGCGCTGGCCGATGAGGACGCCCCGGTCGAGATCCTGCAGGGAACCACTCACGATCTCGGAAGCCGAAGCGGAACGACCGTTGATGAGTACCGCGACGGGTAGCTCGAGATCCAGCGGATTACTGTTGGTCTTGTAGCTGCGGTCCCAATCCCGGACTTTCCCCTTGGTGGTGACGATGAGTTCGTCCTTCGGTACGAAGATGTTGACGATGTCGACGGCCTCATTCAGGAGGCCACCGCCGTTACCGCGCAGGTCGATCACGATACCGCTGAGGTCGGGATTGTCCGCCCGCAGTTTGGCGACGGCGTCGCGGACGTTCTTGCCGGCGTTGCGGGTGAAGGTCGTCAGGGCTACGTAGCCAACGTTATCGGCCAGCATCCCGGAGTAGGGGACGTTGGGAATGCTGACGTCGCCACGGAGCAGTTCCAGATTCTTTTTGCCGACGCCGGGGCGGTCGACGGTTAGTTTCATCGTCGTGCCGGGGAAGCCACGCATAATCTCCTCGAGTTGCTCGCGGTTGTAGCCCTCCGTTTCGCGGCCGTCGACGGTCAGGATGCGGTCGCCGGTTTTGATGCCGGCCTTGTCGGCGGGTTGGTCCTTGTACAGCGTCAGGATGGTGGGTAGTCCGTCGATGTACTCAATGTTGGCCCCGATGCCCTGGTACTTGCCGGCCTGGTTGAGGCGAGCGACTTCCACGTCCGTTTCGGAAATGTAATTGGTGTAGGGGTCGAGGGATTCGACCATGGCCTCAATGCCCGTCCGCATGAGCTTGTTGGGCTCGATATCGTCCACGTAGTACTGGTTGACTTCCTTGTACACGTTGGTGTACACCTCGATGGCCTTCATGATCTCGAAGAACTTATCGTTGATCGGGGAGACGGTGGCGGCGGTGAGGGAGATTATGGTAATCGTAGCGGCTACGGCGGCCACGAGCTTATTTCTTAGGGGCATATTCAGCGGTTCTGGGGAGTAAACGCTTTGGTGGGGGGAAAGATTATGGAGACGGTCTGGGACCTGCACGGTTGGTCTGGGACCTCCGGTCCCGGTTTCCGAAGTTAGGTGCCTCCGGCGGTTGCCAGGGAGTATGAGGAGTTTGGGGAGAAGCCGAGGTCATTACTGCTTTTAGAGTAACCTAAATCGTTTTGATGAATTCTTGAAACTGCCCGTCCCGAAGGGCCGGCCTGCGTAGCGGTGGCACACCGTTAGGTGGCTCACTCTACTCGATGGATGACTCCACTTGATGGCCTAACTCCACTCGATGGACGACTTTACTTGACATCCGACTCTATCGGATGGCCAAAGACTTACGTTCATCCAAGCCCGACCAGAGGTCGGGCCTCCACTAACCTAATTTAAGGGACAGGGCTCCAGTTAACCCGACCGGAGGTCGGGTCTCCGGAGGGCAGGGCTCCACTAGCTCAAATACTTCCCCACAATCGGCAACCTCCGGCCCATCCCAAAGGCCTTCGAGCTTACCCGCAAGACCGGTGCCGTCTGGTAACGTTTGAACTCGTTGATGTTGACCAGGCGGAGGGTGCGTTTGACCAAAGCTTCGTCGAAGCCCATCTCGATGATGTCCTGCGGAGACTGGCTCTTTTCGATGTACTGGTAGAGGACGGCGTCGAGTTGGTCGTAGGGGGGGAGGCTGTCGGAATCGAACTGGTCGGGTTTGAGTTCGGCGCTGGGGGGCTTGGAAATGATGTTTTCGGGGATGACCTCGCCGTCTTTATTCATGTAGCGGGCGAGTTCGAAACACTCGGTTTTGTAGACGTCGCCAATCACGCTGAGGCCACCACACATATCGCCGTAGAGGGTGCCGTAGCCAACGGCCATTTCGGATTTGTTGGAAGTGTTGAGCAGGATGTTGCCAAACTTATTGGAGAAGGCCATGAGGAGCATCCCCCGGGCGCGGGCCTGCAGGTTTTCTTCGGCCAACCCTTCCGGTTTGCCCCAGTAGAAGGGTTTGAGGGCATCCATGTAACTGTTGTAGATACCTTCGATGGGGACGAGATCGTACTGGCAACCGAGGTTCTCCGCCAACTGCCGGGCGTCGTTCACGCTGTGGTCGGAACTGTACTGGCTGGGCATCAGGATGCAGCGGACGTTATCCGCCCCCAGGGCCCGGGCGGCCAGGACGGCGACGAGGGCGGAGTCAATCCCACCACTAAGGCCGAGGATGGCCTTTTTGAAGCCGAGTTTACCGAAGTAGTTCTTGATGCCCATCACGAGACCATCGTGGATGAGGGTCATCTTGTCCCGCTCTTGTTCGCCAGTAGCGTTGTCTCCGCTACGGACTTCCTCCGTATTGAAGATGCGCATGGCCTCTTTGAAGTAGGGCAGTTCATCGATCACCTCTCCCTGCTGGTTGATGACGACGGATCCACCGTCGAAGAGCACCTCCGTTTGAGCACCGACGTGGTTAACGAGGTAGAGGGGGATGCCGTAACGGTCCACGTTGGCCCGCATGGTGCGGACGCGGTCGGCGGCGTGCTCGTAATCGAAGGGGGAGGCCGACACGTTGATGATCAGGTCCGGCTTTTGCTCCATCATCTGATCCATCGGGTTGATCTTATAGAGCGGGTTTTCGTTGCCGACGTTCCAGCTGTCTTCGCAGACGACCATCGCGATGGTCTTGTCCTGGTACCGGACGACGTTCCACTCGTGAGCCGGCTCGAAGTAGCGGTACTCATCGAAAATATCGTAGGTCGGGAGGAGGGTCTTGTGCTGTACTTGTTGGATCCGGCCTCCGGAGAGGAAGTAGACGCTGTTGTATAAATCCTTCCCTTCCACGACGGGATTGCGCGACGGGGAACCGACGATGATGGCAATACCTTCGGCTGCCTTGGCCAATTCATTGACCACTTCTTCGGCCTTATCGATGAAATCGTCAAACTCCAGGAAATCCCGCGGTGGATAGCCGGTCGTGGCCAGTTCGGGGAAGACGACGATGTCGGCGCCCTGCTCTTTGGCGCTTGCGACGTGCCGCAGCATCTTTTCAAGGTTGGCGGCAAAATTTCCGACGTGGACGTTGATTTGGGCGAGGGCGATATTCATGGTCGATGGTTTGATGGTAGAACAAAGATAGGTACACTTAGTTTAGAAAACAAACTAAGTATAGGCTTCCTATTATTGTCGACGGTAAATCTACGGAATGCAGGGGTGTCGCTATCGGTGGTCGCAGATGGGAACCAATCAACGATCCAGGGTATTAACTAGCAACCATCTTAGCCAGATTACTGAGCTGAGGTCAGCCAACCTTCGATACACACTTACCTTCGACTATGTCCCTGATTACTCCTTCCCAACTCCAGGATTTACTGGAAGACCCCAGCTTGCTCGTCTTTGATGTCCGCCACAACCTCTTCGACGTGGAGGCTGGCCGGACATCCTTTCGGGAAGGCCATATCCCTGGTGCTTATCACCTACACATGGATGATGATCTTTCCGGCGAGATTATTCCAGGCAAAACGGGCCGCCACCCGCTGCCACCGGTGGAAGTCTTTACGGCAAAAATGTCCCTGTTCGATCTGGACGCCGGTAAACAGGTGGTGGTGTATGATGACAAGGGTGGCGCATTGGCGGCCCGCCTTTGGTGGATGCTCCGTGCCATCGGCCACGAAAACGTTCGGGTGCTAGACGGTGGTTACCCCGCTTGGGTCCACGCCAACTTACCGGTCCAAACGGAGCAAGTTCCCCTTCCCGCTACGGATTACCGACGGGGTGCAGCGGCCTATCCCGTAAGTACCTACCAACTACGCACCTGCGGCAGCGCCCAAATCCGACAACTGGACGAAAGCGCTACGCTAGTGGACAGCCGAACGGCCGAACGGTACCGCGGGGAACACGAACCGATCGACCCCGTGGCCGGCCACATCCCCGGCGCGGTGAATTACCCTTGGCCGGACAACCTGAACGCTGACGGCACTTTCAAAGACCAGGACCAACTGAAAATCCGCTTCGCCACACTGGGTGACAAAGCGGATGATCCAATTTTCTACTGCGGCTCCGGCGTGACGGCGTGCCATAACCTGCTGGCCTTTGAACGGGCTTTCGGGCGGATGGGTACGCTGTATGCGGGGAGCTGGAGTGAATTTATAGTCTTGAGTCTGTAGTCTATAGTTTGCAGTGGTGGAGGTACTACAGACTATAGACTACAGACTGTTAACTAAACAATGGGCTAGGGTAAGTATTCTCCGCCACCAACAGCGCAAAGGCTTCCTGTACCTTCGGCTTATCTTCCTGGTAGGTGACGCCGTACCACTTATCGTCGGAGACGAGGACTTTTACCTGGGCGGAACCGTCCTTGATCATGTTGTCCACCACTTCGGGGATGAGGTACTCGGCACGGGGGTTGTCTACGTTGGCGCGGGCGAACTCGGTGAAACCCTTTTCGATCCGGTCGAAGATGGAGGGGTGGAAACCCCAGAAATTCATACTCACGACGTCGTTATCGGCCAACTCGTACCGGTGGCCATCTTCGCCGAGGTAGGAGGGGACGCCGTTGTCGCCACGCTGAATCTTGAGGCGCTCGTTGACGTCCTTCAGTAGGTAATCCTCGGCCACTACGGCGACGCCGCGGTTGACGGTGCCGTGGTCAGAAAGCGTCCGGTGCAGGACGTAGCCGCACATGGAGAAGAGGTCGGGGCGAACGTCCGCCACCAGGAAGCCAGCCATTTGCTGGAAGCCTTTGATGCCGTAGTAATCGTCCGCGTTGATGACGGCGAAGGGTTCGTTGACGACGTCCTTCGCAACGAGCATCGCGTGGGTAGTGCCCCAGGGCTTTTCACGCTTGGTGTGGTCCACATCGTCGGGGACGTAGCTGTCCATGCCCTGGAAGGCGTACTCGACCTTGATCTTATCGCCGAACTTGCCGTCGAACTTTTCGCGGAAGGGCGCTTCGATGTCCTTACGGATGATGAAGACCACCTTGCCGAAGCCGGCGCGGATGGCGTCGTAGATAGAGTATTCAATAATACCCTCTTCGCTCGGGCCGACGCCGTCGATTTGTTTGAGGCCGCCGTAACGGCTGCCCATTCCGGCTGCGAGAATAACGAGGGTTGGTTTTTGTGCTGTGTCCATGGTTTGGTTTAAATAATGAAGGTGGTGGAGCGGTCGGAATTGCCGTCCACTCATTTGAGACCCTAATATTAGGTAATTCCCCTCTTATTTGTTCTTCGCCCGGCGCTGAAATCCGTAGGCTTCCGTGTGGGCGCGGGAATAAGCGTAACCGTAGAAACCCATCAGGGACAAAATACCCGTCGCAAAGCAGACGCCGATGGCGGTTTGGGAAAGGGGCACGAAATCCGGGTAGGTCGTCTGCCAGAGCAAGATCTCCAGTAGAATGAGCGCGGCGGAAACCAACAGGCAACAAATAAAAATGGCCCGGCCGTACTGCAGCGTTGGTGCCTGCAGACGGAATAGGCAGGCGCGCAGAAAGCGCACGTTCAGCTCCCGTTCGGGCGCCATTCGGATCAATTCCCGGGAAACGTGAACGGCTACGTCATACCGCTGCTCCCGGAAAGCGCTCGCTGCCTTTTTGAAGAGCAGGTGGTGAAATACGTCTCCCTCGATGCCTTCAACGCGGTTGATGTTATGGCGCATGCAGGTTTCGATCACGAGGTCCACCATCATGAAGTGCTGGCGGTAGGCACCGGTGGCGAAAAGAGCGTCCGCGTAGGAAACGGTGAGCTCAAAATTTTCGAGCACGTCCAGCCGGCCGATCTCCTGCTCCTTCTCCTCGTACAAACGGATGATCCGTTGGTAGTCCCGGGGATCAACGTCCCGCAGGTGGCGGTAGAGCTGGGAGTAGTGGCGCGCTTGCATCGGGAGTAAAAGTCGGGAAGGGAGCTTTGGGTTTGCCTGATTCCCGTCAAAAATCAGCCTAAATCGGTCGGAAACCCAAAGGGGGTGCTACAGACTATTTCTCAGTACCAGGTTAAAGGCATTTTCCTCGTGGGCCACCTCCTTGTTGAGGATCATCTCCGCGGCCCGGCGCCCCATGCCGGCGAAGTCGGTGGAAAGGGTAGAAATGCCGTCCAGCAAGATCTCCTTCAGCGGGCTATCGTTGTAAGAGAGGATGCCAATGTCCTTCCCCACCCGGTGGCCGGCATCCTTAACGCGCTTGATGAGGGTGACAAGGTCGGCTTCCATTAGCGTGATGTAAGCATCTCCCACCTCGATGTCGTGGTCGCTGATATCGGAAACTACGTAACCCCGGAAGCCGTGGTCGATGACGAAGCGTTGGAAGCCATTCAGGATGGCCTTGGGGTGGTAAGTATCGTGGGGGAAGATGATCTTCAGCCGGGGGTACTTCCTCAGCGGTTCAATCGCCTGGTTGAGGGCCCGCTGGATGTCTTTTTCGAAGGGTTGGTAAATCGCCGCGTAGTTGCCCTTCAGCCCGGGGATCTCCTTATCGAGGATCACCAATTTGTGCTTTGGTAATTCATTGATCAATTCCACGGCTTTTTGTTCCCCACCGTAGAAGTGGCCAATGATCACGTAGTGGGTGTGTAGCTCTCCGGCATTGAGCAGCAGATCCCGAAAAATGGGAAAAGAGTTGTTGTACACGAAGAAATCCACGATCACTTCTGGCCCGAGCGTTTCCACGAAAGCATCGTAGATCAACTTTTTGTGGGCGCTCAACTTGTTGAAGATCAGAAATACTCGCCGCTTCGTCCGCAGGTCCGCCCGGCGGATGAAGTAGCCTTTGCCCTGGACGGAATCGATCACTTGCCGTTCGCGGAGCTCCCGGTAGGCCTTTTCGACCGTCCCCCGCGCAATGTCCAGCCGGGCGCTGACGACGTTGATCGAGGGAAGCTTATCCCCGGCCTGAAAATCCCGGACTTCTATACCGTGCACCACACTATTCACGATCTGCTGGTAGATCGGGGTGATGGAGTTGTGTTGAACTTTAATACCTAGTAGCAAGAAGCAGTATTTCGACGGTGGGGCGAGGATGCAGGGATATACCTGGCTCTTACCAACCGCGCTAACCAAAGCCGGGCGCTGTACCATTATTACGAAAAGAGGCCCCGGTCATTCGCCACCAAAGATACAATGATGGTAGAGTAAATGACTCCGAATGGATACCTAAATATAGAGGGTAAAGCCAACGTTTTTGGGGTTATACCCGTGTTGAACTGACACAGAAATAATCCGGAAGTGCTCACGTAGCAGCAGCATTGGGGGTACGGAAAAAAGAAAGCAGCAGTATAGAACTATCCCCGGGCCAAGCTACTTATCCAGCCACCGCAGCAATAAGGGGATCAGCAGCAGGTCACTCACCACCGCGCTCGCCAGCGTCAGGCTGATCAACAAACCAATCGTTACGCTCGGCGGATTGATGCTGAAGAGCATCACCAGAAAGCCGAAAAAGAGCACGATCGACGTCAGGACGATCGCCTTGCCCGCCTCCTTGAATGTCAGGTGAATCGCTTCCTCCACGCCCATCCCCCGGCCCCGCGCCAGGCGGTATTTGGCCAGGAAGTGAATCGTATCGTCCACCGCAATCCCGAAAATGATGGCGAAGACGATACTGACACCGGCTTCGAGCTCAATCCCCAAAAAGCCCAGCATGGCGCCGGCCAGCAGCAAGGGCAATAGATTCGGTACGAGACTGATGAGCAACATCTTCCAACTTTTGAACAGGAAGCCCATCAGTACGCAAACGATCAAGATGGCCAGCCCTAAACCCTGCAGCAGGTTGCGCCGAATATATTCTGCGTTTTTGTCGATGATGACACCGGTGCCGGTAGCGCGCACGTCCACCAACGAGGTGTCCACGTTGGTGTTGATCCACGCGTAGGTCCGGTCCATAAACACTTTTACGCTGTCGGCGCCGAGGTCGCCGAAACGGCTGGTGATCCGGGCTTTGGTGCGGTCCTCGTTCATCAGCACGTTGAGGTTGCCGGGCGGTATCTGCTTGGCCAGGCGCTGGTATTTGCGGTAGGTCGCCTCGTCCTCCGGCAGGTCGTAGGCATCCGGCCGGTTGTTGTTGAACATCTGGTTGATGCTCCGGTAAACGGTCGTAATGCTGGCCGTACTCTGCACCTGTGGGAACTGCTTAATGTAGTCCTCGATCTTCCCGATCTGGGTCATCACCTCGAAGTCGGTGATCTTCGCCGAGTCCTTCGCGGTGATCGCCATTTCGAAGGGCCGGAAGCCGGATAGCTCGCGCTCGAAGAACAGAAAGTCCGCCGTGATCTTTTTCCCTCGCGGCAGCGCCGATTCAATCCGGTAGTTCGTCGTCACCATACTGATTCCCACCGCGCAGAGGATGGCCACCACTACCGCGCCAATTTTGATCTTCTGGGCGCTGACGCGGGTGAATTGGTAGGACCGTTCCAGTAGGCGATCCCAAAAGGCTTGCTGTCGCCCAATCTTAACGATCTGGTCCACACTGAGGTAGGACAACAACGACGTGGTAAACAGAATCACCGTCACGAACGCGACTAGAACTCCCAGGGCGGCGTTGATGCCGAAATCACGAATGGGGTCCACCCGGCTCGTCAGCAAAGTCGCAAACCCGACGGCCGTAGTGAGGGAGGTCAACAAAGTCGCCAACCCAATTTCCTTGATGGTGATCCGGATGGCCGTTTCCTTGTCCTTACCAGCCCGCAATTCATCGATGTACTTCGACATGATGTGGATGACATCCGACGTACCGACGATGATCATCAGCACCGGGTAAAGGGCGGCGATCGCATTCAACTCCCGCCCCAGCAAACCTAGGATGCCCAGGAACAGGACGAGCCCTAAAGCAATACTCACCAGCGAAACCAGGATCCCCAACGGCCGGCGGAACAACAGGAACATGATGATGGTCACCAACACTCCGGAAATGAGGGCCGACACCACGACCTCCCGCACCTGGGTAGCCACCATCTCCTGCTGGAAGTTGGCGGCGCCGAGGTAGTGGTAATCCACAAAGTCGTACTGGTCCATCAGCCCCTGGACGGACGCCATGAGTGCCTTCGCCTTATCGAGGCTACTGGCCACATCGACGTCCTCCGCATTGAGGTTGATGAGACTCTGGGTCTTCAGCAGAACGACGAGTGCCGTCGCGTCCTTATTAATAAGGTTATTGACGAACCGCTCGTCGGCCATGATCCGGGCGCTATCCGCCGCGAACCGGGCCGGCTCGTTGAGGTGAATGGCGGGGATGGTCGTCACCGCAAAGGGCGTCTTCAACGGGTAACTAAAGGTCGTCAGGGATTGGACGCCTTCGATCATCTCCAATTCCCGGGCCTCGAGGGCAAAGGAATGGGCCTGGTTCAGAAACGTAGAGTCAAAGACCCCGTCCGGATTTTCGAGGGCAACGAGCAGAAAATTGTCGTCTCCCTCAAACTCCTCCACGAATTCCAGGAAAAAGGCCAGGTCGTCATCCCCCCGCGGAAAGAACTGGGAAAAATCAAACGTAAACTTCAGCTGGAAGCAACCGTAGACGGCCGCGACGAAGAAGAAAGCAAAACTGATGAGGACGGGGAGGCGGTACTTGCGCATTGGCGGAGGGGCGGATGGTGCATTAGCTTCGCTGCTACTGCGTGGTGGTATTTTGGTGCTTTGGGCTGCCGCTGTTACCTGCGGCAGCCCAAAGCACTAAAGGACCAACGAACCCAAAGAGATAGTTTTTTAGACAAAGCCCGGTGCTCCAAAAGGTTCCAGAGAACAGAGCTAACGCAGAAATTTTTACCTTCCTAAGACCGTGGCTTCCCCGAGCGGGCGCCCTTCCTTGGGCCACCCTTTCCGCCGCCTTTGCCACCTTCGCCGCGGGGGCGTTTTTTGTAGACCAGGTGCATCCGGCTTTCCAGTGGGTTGGCGGCGTCTTCTTCGTGGCGGGCCCGGTGCTGAAAGGCTTCGTGAGCGCGG carries:
- a CDS encoding RND family transporter, which encodes MRKYRLPVLISFAFFFVAAVYGCFQLKFTFDFSQFFPRGDDDLAFFLEFVEEFEGDDNFLLVALENPDGVFDSTFLNQAHSFALEARELEMIEGVQSLTTFSYPLKTPFAVTTIPAIHLNEPARFAADSARIMADERFVNNLINKDATALVVLLKTQSLINLNAEDVDVASSLDKAKALMASVQGLMDQYDFVDYHYLGAANFQQEMVATQVREVVVSALISGVLVTIIMFLLFRRPLGILVSLVSIALGLVLFLGILGLLGRELNAIAALYPVLMIIVGTSDVIHIMSKYIDELRAGKDKETAIRITIKEIGLATLLTSLTTAVGFATLLTSRVDPIRDFGINAALGVLVAFVTVILFTTSLLSYLSVDQIVKIGRQQAFWDRLLERSYQFTRVSAQKIKIGAVVVAILCAVGISMVTTNYRIESALPRGKKITADFLFFERELSGFRPFEMAITAKDSAKITDFEVMTQIGKIEDYIKQFPQVQSTASITTVYRSINQMFNNNRPDAYDLPEDEATYRKYQRLAKQIPPGNLNVLMNEDRTKARITSRFGDLGADSVKVFMDRTYAWINTNVDTSLVDVRATGTGVIIDKNAEYIRRNLLQGLGLAILIVCVLMGFLFKSWKMLLISLVPNLLPLLLAGAMLGFLGIELEAGVSIVFAIIFGIAVDDTIHFLAKYRLARGRGMGVEEAIHLTFKEAGKAIVLTSIVLFFGFLVMLFSINPPSVTIGLLISLTLASAVVSDLLLIPLLLRWLDK